CGCTTTATTCCAACCTTGATGGAAGAAACCGATCGGATAATGAAAGCACAAAAAGCGCGAGGAGCAAATTTTGAAACAGGAAGTCTTTTGTCACGGGCCAAAAATCTGATTCCGATTCTTGTACCACTTTTTATTTCTGCATTTAGGCGGGCAGATGAATTGGCAACGGCAATGGAAGCACGTTGTTACAGAGGGGGAGAAAATCGGACCAGGATGAAACAGTTAATTTTTTTAAAGATCGATTATTTTGCCTTTGTTACGATGTTCGTGATGATTGCAGGACTTGTTTTGACGAGATTTATAACTATCCCTTTAGTTTTTCCTGTATGAGATAAATGATGAAGAATGTTCAATTAATAATAGCTTATCGTGGAAGTAAATATAATGGCTGGCAAACTCAGCCGAATGGCCTAGGTGTCCAGGAAGTCCTCCAAAAGGGAATAAGCGCAATTACAGGTGAAAAGATAAATTTGACGGCATCTGGCCGAACAGATGCAGGAGTTCATGCTTTAGGCCAATCAGCCCACTTTTTCACAAATTCTCAAGTACCGGTGAAACGATTCCCTCTGGCAATTAACGCTAAACTACCTGATGATATACGGGTCTTACAGGCCTTGGAACGTCCGCATGATTTTCATAGTCGCTATTCAGCGACTGAAAAAACCTACACATATAAAATTCGACAGGGAAAAATTGCAGATCCATTTCTTTATGATCTTGTTTATCAGGTTCCATACCAGATTGACTGGGATCTGGTTAAGAAATTGTCGGAAGTATTTATTGGCAAGCATGATTTTATCGGTTTCATGGCATCAGGCAGTGCTGTTAAGACCACTATCAGGGAAATTAAAGAAATTAAATTCTATGAGAAGGATTTAATTAATGAAATCAGTTTTACGGGAAATGGTTTTCTCTACAATATGGTCCGCATCATGGTGGGGACGCTGCTTGACGGAGCATATCGAAAAAAAACGACAGCTGAAATGTCAGCAAT
This genomic interval from Eubacteriaceae bacterium ES3 contains the following:
- the truA gene encoding tRNA pseudouridine(38-40) synthase TruA codes for the protein MKNVQLIIAYRGSKYNGWQTQPNGLGVQEVLQKGISAITGEKINLTASGRTDAGVHALGQSAHFFTNSQVPVKRFPLAINAKLPDDIRVLQALERPHDFHSRYSATEKTYTYKIRQGKIADPFLYDLVYQVPYQIDWDLVKKLSEVFIGKHDFIGFMASGSAVKTTIREIKEIKFYEKDLINEISFTGNGFLYNMVRIMVGTLLDGAYRKKTTAEMSAILASGERKQAGPTAPACGLYLKEVKY